Below is a window of Candidatus Zixiibacteriota bacterium DNA.
TCATCACAGAACCGGCGAAGATAACGGCGATGCTCACCTGAAAGCGCTTCTGATGCATTGCCAGGTGCTTCTGCCGATTACTGAAGGCAAACTCGATTTTGGTCCCTGGCAACAAATCTACTATGCCGAATTCGACGGCCGGCGCAAAAAACGCGTGATCGTCAAAGTTATCGGGGAGTAAATCAGATCGGGTCAAGATACAAGTT
It encodes the following:
- a CDS encoding YjbQ family protein yields the protein HHRTGEDNGDAHLKALLMHCQVLLPITEGKLDFGPWQQIYYAEFDGRRKKRVIVKVIGE